Genomic segment of Candidatus Zixiibacteriota bacterium:
GTTTGAAGTCGATGAGGTCGGCTGCCGTCGATTGCAAAATATGCCGCTGCCATCGCTCTCAGCCGGAGAAGTGGGGTACCTCTATGCCGGCATCAAAGAAGTTTCCGACACCCGCGTCGGCGATACGATAACATTTGCGCAGTATCCATCCGATGCCCCCCTGCCGGGATTTGTGGCGGTGAAACCGATGGTTTTCTCGGGGCTCTATCCCGCTATCGCCGAAGACTACACCGAGCTGCGCGAAGCGCTGGAAAAACTGAAATTGAATGATGCCTCGCTCTCCTTCACACCCGAAACGTCCACCGCCCTGGGATTTGGTTTCCGCTGCGGATTCCTGGGGATGCTCCATATGGAAATAGTTCAGGAGCGGCTGGCGCGGGAATATAATCAGACTATCATTAATACTGTTCCGAATGTTGAATATCTCGTTTATCTGAAGGACCAGACGGTGGTGACGGTCGATTCGCCGACAGATATGCCGGACGCCGGCAAAATCGATTATATCGAGGAGCCGTATGTCGATTCCCAGATAATCACGCCGCCTGATTCCCTCGGCGCTATTATGCGTCTCTGCACCGACCGAAGGGGGATTTACAAGAACACCGAATACCCGACCCCGGCGCGGGCGGTGCTCAGTTACGCTTTTCCGCTTTCGGAAATAATTTTTGATTTCTACGATAAACTGAAATCGATTTCGCGCGGGTATGCTTCGCTTGACTATGATGTCCCGTACTATATGAAATCAAATCTGGTGAAATTGGATATTCTGATTAACAGCGAGCCGGTGGATGCGCTCTCGGTGATAATTCATCGGGATAAGGCGTACAAGTACGGCGCCAGTCTGACCGAGAAGCTGCGCACTTTAATACCGCGGCAGATGTTCGAAGTGATAATTCAGGCGGCGATAGGAGGAAGAATACTGGCGCGGGCGACAGTGAAGCCGCTGCGGAAAAACGTCACGGCAAAATGTTACGGCGGGGATATCACCCGAAAGCGGAAACTTCTGGAGCGGCAAAAAGAAGGGAAGAAACGTCTCAAGCAGATCGGGCGGGTGGAGATTCCGCAGGAGGCGTTTCTGGCGGCGCTTAAGATAGAGGATTGAGGATTACCGGACCCGTGAGCAAGACTTAGTTCTTACATAGATGCCGCTATCAATATTTATTCTTCTTGCCGTATTCTTTCTTATCATAGTCCGCCGTATCGGGAATATTCATCTTCAAATCTGGCAGATAATGCTTCTGGGGGCAGTGGCGGCGCTTATTACGGGGGAAATAAAGCCGGTTCCGGCGCTTCGGACTATAGATATCGATGTGATGTTGTT
This window contains:
- the lepA gene encoding translation elongation factor 4, which encodes MIDKKYIRNFSIIAHIDHGKSTLADRLLEATAAVSERMMREQVLDDMDLERERGITIKAHAIRLDYKASDGQLYQLNLIDTPGHVDFTYEVSRSLAACEGVLLVVDAAQGVEAQTVSNLFLALQNNLAIIPVLNKIDLPSARPEEVAKQITDLIGCKKEEILHCSAKTGQGIDELLEAIVKQIPPPPGDPTKPLKALVFDSVYDSYRGAAVYLKIVDGSVQKGDRIKFFSHGKQFEVDEVGCRRLQNMPLPSLSAGEVGYLYAGIKEVSDTRVGDTITFAQYPSDAPLPGFVAVKPMVFSGLYPAIAEDYTELREALEKLKLNDASLSFTPETSTALGFGFRCGFLGMLHMEIVQERLAREYNQTIINTVPNVEYLVYLKDQTVVTVDSPTDMPDAGKIDYIEEPYVDSQIITPPDSLGAIMRLCTDRRGIYKNTEYPTPARAVLSYAFPLSEIIFDFYDKLKSISRGYASLDYDVPYYMKSNLVKLDILINSEPVDALSVIIHRDKAYKYGASLTEKLRTLIPRQMFEVIIQAAIGGRILARATVKPLRKNVTAKCYGGDITRKRKLLERQKEGKKRLKQIGRVEIPQEAFLAALKIED